The Oncorhynchus nerka isolate Pitt River linkage group LG24, Oner_Uvic_2.0, whole genome shotgun sequence genome has a window encoding:
- the LOC115107352 gene encoding fermitin family homolog 1-like: MTMSTEPLDFSNEPEMDEVEAALSNLEVTLEGGNTDRILEDITDVPKLADSLKLFRPKRLTLRPFKEYWFVFKDTTISYYKNKETASGEPIEQLHLRGCEVVPDVNVTDKKFGIKLLLPVADGMNEVYIRCDNETQYSKWKAACTLASKGKTMAYSSYRSEVKNIQSFLQMKSLAPPPGQAAPDLDAMEMNAECFVSPRYTKKYKTKQTERGCHQSSPEKELIISDMTQVTP; encoded by the exons ATGACCATGTCCACGGAACCTCTGGACTTCTCCAACGAACCAGAGATGGATGAAGTAGAGGCTGCCCTATCCAACCTAGAGGTCACACTTGAGGGAGGAAATACAGACAGAATCCTG GAAGACATCACAGACGTTCCAAAGCTGGCAGACTCCCTCAAGCTGTTCAG GCCTAAAAGACTGACGTTGCGTCCGTTTAAGGAGTACTGGTTCGTGTTTAAAGACACCACCATCTCCTACTACAAGAACAAAGAGACAGCCAGCGGAGAGCCGATAGAACAGCTGCATCTCCGAGGATGTGAGGTGGTCCCTGACGTCAACGTGACGGACAAGAAGTTTGGCATCAAACTGCTGCTCCCAGTGGCTGATGGGATGAACGAGGTCTACATCCGCTGTGACAAC GAGACACAGTATTCCAAGTGGAAGGCAGCCTGTACCCTGGCCTCCAAGGGCAAGACCATGGCTTACAGCTCCTACAG GTCGGAGGTGAAGAACATCCAGTCTTTCCTGCAGATGAAAAGTCTAGCGCCCCCTCCTGGTCAGGCTGCTCCAGACTTGGATGCCATGGAGATGAACGCTGAGTGCTTTGTCTCCCCCAGATACACCAAGAAGTACAAGACCAAACAG acagagagaggatgtcaCCAGAGCTCTCCAGAGAAAGAGTTGATTATCTCTGACATGACTCAAGTGACACCATAA